GCCTGCTAGTAGTCTGTCAGTGGTCCGAGCCACTGCCAGATCCACAACGTTAACCCGGTCAGCTCCATAATCATGTCAGAGATCGCGCTCTACAGCGTGTTTGCCGCCATCGTCACCATCCTGCTGGCGATTGATCTGTTCGTGGTCCAACGCCATACACACGCGGTTTCCATCAAGGAAGCCGCCATCTGGACGGGCATCTGGATCAGCGTGTCGGTAATATTCGGTCTGTTTATGCCGCAGTTCTACCAGGGCGCCGGCGGCGAGGACATGGTGCTTTATTTCACGGGCTACCTGATCGAGTGGTCGCTGTCGGTCGACAACGTGATGCTGTTTTTGCTGATCTTCCAGACTTTCGCTGTTCCTCCGGAGTTTCAGCATCGCGTGCTCTTCTACGGTGTGCTGGGCGCGATCGTTATGCGCGTAATCGTGATCCTGGCCGGCACTGCACTGGTCGAGGCCTTCGAATGGCTACTCTATGTTTTCGGCGCGTTTCTGCTGTATGTGGCCTGGAAGACCTGGACACACCGCGGCGAACAGGAAAACGTCGCGGACATGCGCCTGATGCGGATCGTCAGGCGCTTCCTGCCAACCACCGAAAATTACCGAGGCGAGCACTTCTTCGTGCGCGAACATGGCCGCCTGCTTGCCACGCCGTTGTTCATGGTGCTGGTGGTGATCAACATCGTCGATCTGATCTTCGCCACCGACTCGATCCCGGCAATCTTCGCGATTACGCGCGACCCGTTCATCGTCATCACGTCCAACATCTTCGCCATCATGGGCCTGCGCTCGCTGTATTTTCTGATCGCGGGCCTCGCCGACCGCCTGCATTATCTGAAAGCCGGACTGGCGGTCATTCTCGCGTTCGTCGGCCTTAAGCTCTTGACCGAGAACATGCATGGCCTCTGGCATCCGAGCCCGCTCGTGAGCCTCGGCATTATCGCGACGATCTTCGCCGTGACGGTGGTGATGAGTCTGATGCGCGAGCCGGATGGCGAAAAATCCTCGTCTCGATCCTGACACATTCCAGCCGTCTGGCGTCATTCCCAGCGAAACCAGAACGAGCCGGCCATCAGCAGCGCCGCACTCATCAAGGTCAGCGTGACGAGTTGCGGCGCCACCGCCGTCAGGCCCGCGCCATCCAGCATGATCGCCCGCGCCGCTGAGGTGACATGGGTCAGCGGAAATATCAGCGCCAGCTGTTTTAACAGCGGGTGCATGCCTTCCAGCGAAAACCACACGCCCGACAAGCCCATCATCGGCCAGCTCACGATGTTCAACAGGCCGCCGGCGAGTTCCTCGCTGGCGGTACGGGCGGCGACCAGCAGACCCAGACTGATCATGCACACCGCACCCATCACGAACACCAGCAACAGCGTCAAATAATTGCCGTACATGGTGAAACCGACCACCAGATGGGTGCCGATGAAGACCAGCACGGTGATGGCGATAATCAGCCATAGCCGCGAGACTACCTGCGCGGTGAGGAACTCGGCGGTCGTGAGTGGTGTCGCCTTGAGGCGCTTGAGGACGCCGTTTTTGCGGTAGCGCACGATCACGTAGCCCACCCCGAACAGCGAACTGAACATCATGTTCATGCCCAGCACCCCGGGAATGAGCCAGTCCACATAGCGCACCGGCCGGCCGCTGATCTGCTGACGTTCAAGGCTGGCTGGCTGCGTGCCGGCCAGCACCCGCTCCAGTATATAACCCCTGGGCGATTTGTCGTTGACCCAGTAACGCCGCGCGTGCGGATCGATCAGCATATCCAGTTGATGCCGCCGCACCTTGGTGATCGCAAGCTCGCGGCTGGCAATCGGGATAAAGTCGATGTGCTCGGTTCTGGTAAAGGCTGCCGCCGCGCTGTCTTGCGTCTTTCCATAAACGCCGACCTTGTACAGGCTGGGCGGCTCGCCTGAAAACGCGAATGCGAAACCGAACACGATCAGCGCCGGCAGTAGGATATTCCATATCAGTGCCGATCGGTCCCTTAAGAATTCGCGATTGCGCGCCGCCAGCACCGCGCGAAAACGCGTGACGCTGATCACGCGCCGGACGCCTGCGCTCACGCGCGCAGCTCAGTGCCGGTCAGTTCCAGAAACAGATCCTCCAGGGTGCGTTCGCGAATCCGCAGGTGCGTGAGCGGCACGTCGCGCTCGATCAGCCGCGTAATGGTGCCATTTACGTCCGGAGTCGCGATCTCGATCACGCCGCGATGACGCACCACCGGCATCTCCAGTCCGTCGCACGCGGGCTCAAAATCCTGGGCGGGCAGTTGCAGAATCACGTCATCGAAATGCGCGGCGAGCAACTGCCGCGGCGTTCCCTGCGCGATGATACGGCCGTGATCCATGATCGCGATCTCGTCGCACAGCACGTAGGCTTCTTCCATGTAATGCGTGGTAAGAACCACGGTCTTGCCGCGCGCCTTGATGCCCTCCACCAGAGCCCAGAAATTGCGCCGCGCCTGCGGGTCCAGGCCGGTAGTTGGCTCGTCCAGAAAGATGATTTCGGGATCGTTGACCAGCGCGATCGCCAACAGCAGACGCTGGCGCTGGCCACCCGACAGCTTGCGCGTATCGCGATCCAGGAATTCCCTTAAGGAACATTGTTCGATCACAGACGCCACCGGCGCGCTCTTACAGTAAAGGCGCGCGAACATTTCGAGGGTTTCGCGAACGGTAATAAAGTCCTGCAACGCGGTGGACTGGAACATGATGCCCGCCTCGTCACGGAAACGCGGTCCCAGCGGCTGGCTTTTGTACAGTGTTTCGCCGCCGGTGGGCGCCGTCACGCCTTCCAGCATTTCCACCGTGGTAGTCTTGCCGGCGCCATTTGGCCCCAGCAGCCCGAAACACAGGCCGGGTTCAATCGCGAAGCTGACGCCATCCACGGCCGTAACGCCGCGATAGTGCTTGATGAGCGCTTTGACTTCCAGCAAAGGAGGCATTGATAAAGCGCTACGGGTAGCAGGCACGCATCAGAGCGGACCGTCCAGTGCGGATTCGAATACCTGGTTCAGTATGGGCTCGCCGGCCTGGTCCAGCACTGGTTTCTCGATTTGCAACCGCGCCCGGCGCCCCCGCATTTCGAGTGTGGCGATCTGGTTGCCGAACCAGGGTTCAGCATGCATCAGCTGCCACTCCAGGATCGGTGGCGGCACGCCGGCCGCGCGGGCCAGCGCCTTGCCGACGGAAGCCACCGGCGCGCTCCAGCCGAACCGCATCGCCCGACGTTCGCTGGCGCCGAGGGCGTTGCGCAGCGGTGAGCACACCGCCTGATAGATGCTGCTTCTGATCGCTTCGCCACGCGGGAAAGACGCCTTGGCGAGATACGCGTGATGCACGTCGCCGGAGAGCAAAATGACGGTGGCCGGCGCATGGCCGCGCGCGCCGCTGGCGATCTCGTGCAGCAGTTCGGTGAGTTGC
This sequence is a window from Gammaproteobacteria bacterium. Protein-coding genes within it:
- a CDS encoding ABC transporter permease gives rise to the protein MSVTRFRAVLAARNREFLRDRSALIWNILLPALIVFGFAFAFSGEPPSLYKVGVYGKTQDSAAAAFTRTEHIDFIPIASRELAITKVRRHQLDMLIDPHARRYWVNDKSPRGYILERVLAGTQPASLERQQISGRPVRYVDWLIPGVLGMNMMFSSLFGVGYVIVRYRKNGVLKRLKATPLTTAEFLTAQVVSRLWLIIAITVLVFIGTHLVVGFTMYGNYLTLLLVFVMGAVCMISLGLLVAARTASEELAGGLLNIVSWPMMGLSGVWFSLEGMHPLLKQLALIFPLTHVTSAARAIMLDGAGLTAVAPQLVTLTLMSAALLMAGSFWFRWE
- a CDS encoding TerC family protein codes for the protein MSEIALYSVFAAIVTILLAIDLFVVQRHTHAVSIKEAAIWTGIWISVSVIFGLFMPQFYQGAGGEDMVLYFTGYLIEWSLSVDNVMLFLLIFQTFAVPPEFQHRVLFYGVLGAIVMRVIVILAGTALVEAFEWLLYVFGAFLLYVAWKTWTHRGEQENVADMRLMRIVRRFLPTTENYRGEHFFVREHGRLLATPLFMVLVVINIVDLIFATDSIPAIFAITRDPFIVITSNIFAIMGLRSLYFLIAGLADRLHYLKAGLAVILAFVGLKLLTENMHGLWHPSPLVSLGIIATIFAVTVVMSLMREPDGEKSSSRS
- a CDS encoding ABC transporter ATP-binding protein; this encodes MPPLLEVKALIKHYRGVTAVDGVSFAIEPGLCFGLLGPNGAGKTTTVEMLEGVTAPTGGETLYKSQPLGPRFRDEAGIMFQSTALQDFITVRETLEMFARLYCKSAPVASVIEQCSLREFLDRDTRKLSGGQRQRLLLAIALVNDPEIIFLDEPTTGLDPQARRNFWALVEGIKARGKTVVLTTHYMEEAYVLCDEIAIMDHGRIIAQGTPRQLLAAHFDDVILQLPAQDFEPACDGLEMPVVRHRGVIEIATPDVNGTITRLIERDVPLTHLRIRERTLEDLFLELTGTELRA